TTAAAGATTACTTAAAAATCATATTCGTGGATGCTTCGTTCACACAGTAAATTATACATTATGAACTTTTATTTAAAAAGGAATCATGAAATGTATTAGTTCAAATCTTCTTTGATGtagtttatattattaaattcTCTTACAAAACTGATTTCAATCACTGTAGTTGAGAATCATCAGGTATTGTTTTGGATGTACCTTGCATGGAATTTAAGACCATTGACTAAGAACTCAAAGTTCCGCAATATTCTGATTAATAGAAAGTACTGTCTTGCTATTGTCTGCACCACTTTTGCATATTAACTGATGTTTTTTTCAGGCCTACCACCAAGATACAGGGACTCTGTTCGTGCAATAACACCTGGCTTACCTCTGTTCCTTTACAACTACACCACTCACCAGTTGCACGGTATTTTCGAGGTAATCTCGAGTTCAAACATCTATTTGTTTGATGTAGGTGGAAGTTTGGGTATTTTACCTAACTGCAATTTCTTTAACCCTTTTGGTGTTACTTCTTACTTAATGAGAATATGTTCTACTTATAGGCAAAagtaaaatttatacttgaatcTTTTAGGATTGTTTGGGTATTTTACCCAAATTTGCACTTTCATCTTCCCCACTTTCTAAAATCCTTACCTGGTTTTTAACATCTTAACCTAGTTTGATAGTGTAATCAGGGGCTATGTGAATGGGATGAAACTCAAATGTCTAGAATGAGCTAACTTACAGGTTGCCCAAACAGGCTCTTAACCTTTAACCAAACAGGCTTTTAACCTTTAATAACCCATTTAGGATTCTTTTAGTTTCCCTTTACGAAAAAAGTTTCTGCAAAGGTCCTATGTCTTGTACTGATTAAATTGTATCTGCATCTCGTGTTTGTTGTGTGGGGATTTTCTTAGCACATGTACCTTTAACTTTTCTTCGCACAGGCTTCGGGTTTTGGCGGTTCCAACATTGATGCTACTGCATGGGAAGATAAAAAGTGCAAAGGTGAATCGAGGTTTCCTGCGCAAGTAAGTGATGAATGCCATAATTTTTTTACAGATGAGTGTTCTGCACCTCTTAACCTAAAGTACTTCTATCCTTTGTAACAGGTTAGGATCCGTATTAGAAAAATCTGCAAGGCGCTGGAGGAAGATGCTTTTAGGCCTGTTTTGCATCACTATGATGGCCCGAAATTCCGGCTTGAGCTTTCAGTCCCAGAGGTCGGTCAAAACTCGTAGTTACTGATTCTTTTTTTAAAATGTTTACTCGGGCTCTCATTTTTAAAAGTAATAGTTCTTATTTTTGGTTCTGCAGACACTAGACTTGCTTGATCTCTGTGAACAAGCTGGTGATGTTTAGAAGTGCTGACATGAAGAACATCCAACATAAGCAATGGTGTTGTAGTAATGTGAATGTATTAGGTTTCATGTTTGCCCGTGTCCCTTAATAGATCTTTACCGTAAAGCGCAAGCTTAGAGGTTAAGTCTGCTTTGATCGGTTTGAGCTATAAAATGAGCCAAATAATATATGTAGCGGTGTGTGCGCGAGTGTGATGCAAGTTGATTTTCACACTATTATATAGCAGTACATTTTGAAGACACTCAAGGTGAAGGACCAATATGTAATATGGTGAAAGTGTCAAAAGATGTCCAAAACATTGATGTGTTTCAGATTGTATTTTGAATGAGAATTGAACTTTAGACTGTATCTTGTGTTATTTGTTGTCTAAGTTATCATTGTGTGCTATGCGGGTTTTAACACGGCTGAATAATTGTAGAAAGTTCTCTTGATTGAGAAACCTAAACTAGGAGATCTCATCATTTCGTGTTCATATCTCCATGATGTTCAAGTTAAAGAAGTTATAATCTGAAGTGCCCAAAAAGACAATACTAGCCATCCTTGTTTTCAAGTCTTACAGAGCGACTAAAGCACAGAATTATCAACGATCCTGAACCAAACGCAGGATGGCTACTTCTGAAACCAATTATGTTTTAATCTTTGTAACTCGTGATCTTTCACAAATATATAAGAACGAGAAAGATAAAAGATCCGAGTGAAATAAATTGTACCGTTTAGACTTTTAATCGATCTCAATACAGTATGTGTTATCTTGTTTGGATTTATAAGCTTTCATTGATTGATGGAGCTCAGAAAAAGTTCATATTTTTAGATCAGTTCTACCAAGTTTTGGTATTGCATCTTGAAGCATGACACTCACAGGAAGATGAGATTCAGGTATAAAAGGCTAGTGTTCTTCACATAATTAGGTTCTGTTTAAGCCGGTGTATTTCTGGAGACTTGTCAGCTAAATTCAGACAGTGTCAACACAATCCTTCAGCTTTTTGTTGCTAAAAGAAAATAAGTCTTATTCCCTGTAAATGCATTGAACTTTGACTACTTCGTTCATCAGAAGTCACAGCTTGTTGTATTAGTCAGAAAGTATTAGTGGTGTAATATGCTAGAGGATACACGGAGATGCATCAATTAATCATCCCCACTGATAAGACTCAAACCAGGAGTTTTCATTGAACTCTCCTTTTTCATCACTTTCCTTAGCCTTGAAACATCAGTCCATTGGCCAACTTCTGCATACATGTTAGATAAAACAACATAAACCCCATGGTTATGAGGATCCAAAGCAAGAATTTCCTTAACTACACGTTCAGCAATCTCAATATTTCCATGATTTTTACAAGCACTCAACAGGGCTCCCCAGATCATCACATCCGCATTCCATCTCATTCTCCTTATAACTTCCTCGGCCTCCATTAGCTTTCCAGCCCTCCCAAGAAGATTAACCAAGCATCCATAATGCTCTATCCTTGGCTCAATCGCATACACTATACTCATCGACTCAAACATCTCTCGACCAAAATCAAGCAATCCAGCATGGCAACAGGCAGACAAAACCCCAACAAATGTAATATCATTCGGAACAACACCCTTTTCTTCAAGTTCACCAAATAGACTTATTGCTTCTTTAGCATATCCATGAGCTGCCAAGCCACATATCATCGCATTCCAAGTTGCAATATTCTTCTCCAACATACCATCAAAACACTTCCAAGCCAACAATATTGCTCCATTCTTAGCATACATATTGACCAAAGCCGTTCCGAGAATCACCCCCACTTCAACCCCTCTCTCCTCCATATAAACATGAACCTTCTCTCCAAAATCCAAACACCCCGATTGAGCACAAGCCGACAACACAGAAGCCAATGTAGCACCATTAGGCTCAACCTTATCCTCAACCATCTGATCAAAAAGCGCCAATGCCTCATTAGCACAACGATTCTGAGCATACCCGCAAACCATCGTAGTCCAAATACTCAAACTCCTCACAGAAACTTCATCAAACAACTTACGGGCACCCGCCAAATCACCCAAAACAGTGTACCCCCTAATCAACCCATTCAAAACATGCAAATCAAAATCAAACCCATGTTTCAAAACATGGGTATGCACCTGCACACAACACTCAGCTCTCCGTAACTTCGAACACGCCTTCAAAACAAACGGAAACGTGTGTTTCCCAGGCAAAACCCCCATCCTCTGCATTTTCTTATAACGATTTAAAGCATCAATTGGACTAGTACTATTAGCATGGGCTCTAATGAGAGTGTTCCACATATATGAATTGGGTTGATGAGTATTATTAAAGATCTTGATAGCATAATTTAGGTTCCCAGAAAGAGCGCAGAATGAAAGTAATCTGCTGGCTGCAAAGTTGTCGAAAATGCGAGCGGAGACGATCATTTGGGCGTGGATTTGGAGGATTTGATTGAAGGAAGTGCATTGATCTGCCAGTAGAGAGAGGCTAGGAGAGTGTGAAGTGGAGGTAGAAGGTGTAGATTGAGAGAGTTTTTTGAACAAGTGTGTTTTTAGCGGGAACATGTGGTGCTGCTGCTGTGTTCTGCTCCCGGAAATTCAAACAAGTACAATCttaatctccaccattcaatttTTTAAGACTAATCATCCCAAAATTTTGGCTGAATCTCATTCACTTCagttttaatattttaaactaaaacaGTTTGTACCCCAAAGTTTAGAAACACAGTCAATAAGCATCCTTTTAACATTTATGACGTTAAGTCAGACGTTAACGTTATTATCAGAGGGGTAATTCTGGTaatatatattttcaaaaaaattatgcAAACGTAAATTACAGTCTGCATCCCATATTTTCTCTTTAATATCATTTTAGGTCTATAACTTTAAATTATAACAGTTTGCATCCCACAATTATTTTAAACAAATAAACAaatttatctaaaataattcaattttctttttccaagtttatataatttaaaatgaaaTATAATAAGTCGAATTATAATATTCTCTCTATCCCACCCATTTTCTTTACATTGGAATATGAGAGCTCGACACACATTTTAAAACTCTTATGAAATATAGTTGcctcattttttttaaattcttttcttccaaataaaaatttaatgttaaattttttataaagaaacgaaaattttaaaaatcaattatggTACTATAATTTGTAGTAGCCTCAATTATGAGACGGATGGAGTATTATATTAAGAAAAAATAGTAAATAATCATTAGCTAAATAAAATAAGCGTAACGAGAATAATTAAAGATAGTCTGATCCTAATACTTGAAAATTAATTTAAACGGACAagattatataatattatatgaTATCTACTTGTACAATACTTAAAATATAtacttaaattcataaataacttatgcttttataatttgtaaattttataaataaagtAATATCGTATTATAAAATTCTTAattatctttctctctattttctttCTGATTTCAGTTATATTATAATTGTGAAAACAACactgaattaattataattttatgaGTTTCGTGTAagttataaaattttataaattgacTTTTAGAATTTAATATACAACAAATATAGTAAAGATTCCGcgttaaaaaattatataaactAGACCAAATTAACTAATGGTCCAGTTTTAAAATCCTAATTTGAACATAAAAAATAATATGACTCGatttattttttgataatttGTAATTACCATTATTTTTTGATAACTGAATTATAAAACTTTAGGATGTAAAGTAAGATTTGAGGAAAATTCTAGGATGCAAActgaaatataaaaatattaccAAAAATGCCCTTCTGAAAATTAACGTTAACGTCTGGCTTAACGACAAAACTACCAAAGGGATGCAAAAAGTCACCTTTTTTTAAGTTTAGGATGCAAACTATTAAGGTTAAAAGTAATAGTACCAAAGTGAGATTCAGCCAAAGTTTTGGGATGTAAAGTGCTAATTAGTCTTTAATTTAAGCATAGTTAAAACTTTAAATTATTTtgtttattaaaataatatatttttcatGATAGAAATCCTTATTATATTACGATGAGATGAAAATTGGGAactaaattaagtgaatttttcATAGATATACTAAAAGAAGAAAACTTTTGCAAAAATAATTACAGTTTTTAAAAGTATTTGCATTTCTAGGTACAAAGAACAATTTATTTTGCATAAATACTACGATAACAAAAAAGAAGGGAAAAAAAGGACTTCAGCCGCTGTTGACCaatttcttcttcatcaacaatCTGCAACTTTCTTTATTATCAACAAACATCTTCGTTTCTTTCACATCAATAATCATCAACGATTGCTTTGATTGCTTACAAACTCATTGAAGAAAATTACACAAATCAATTGACAATTGTTTTGTTCTTCATCATCAAAATCGAAAGTCAAACTACTTCTCCAAATTTCTTTTAAATCGGAAATCAGGTAACATAAACCCACCGAAGTGGTATCAAATTTGTAGATCTGCTTGTTTCTATGATAAAAGattgaaaataaaattaaagattGATTTTGAACATTTCTTTTTTTTCAGTTGTATAAGACGTTGCTGGGATTTAATCTCtttaaaaataattatgtttTTAAATTAGAATTTTGTTTCATATGAAGTTGCTATTGTCCAAATTACTTATGTCAAAGAATTGGTTTATTGAGTTGCTAGCTTGTATAACTGCTTGgagaattttaaaaaatcaagTAAACAAAGTAGATTGGTTTATGGTTGCGAGAGCCTCATCCAGGCCCTTTGATTTTAGGAGTTTTAGTTTGCATTTGAAGTGTCGCATCATTTACGTATAAAGTCGCTATATtgcagaaattttgaaaaataagaGCAAATAAGTGCATTGATTTATGGTTGCAACAACCTCATGCTGAAGTCCTTTCATTTTACGAAAGTCGTATTGCAAAAAACGTGTCTGATTATGTAATATTTGCGTTGCTAAGTTACAGAGTTCTTAAAAAATAAGTCAAAATGATGCATGAGTTTATGATTATGACAATCTTATGTAAAAGTCCTTTCATTTTATGAGAATCCGTTGCAAAAGACGTGTCAAATCATGTAATGTATTCACTTTCTAGGTTTTAGAATTTTTCAATAATATGTCAAAATAGTTTACTAGTTGATGGTTACAGAAAGTACATAAAAGCCTACTTTCATCAGTTTACTACTTTTCGGTTGCAATATACATGTCAAACCATGTAACACATTTACTTGCCAGACCGCTTGCTCTGTTTTCATTTTAGAAGTTTTCGATTGTGATTGATGTGTCCCACTATGGAGTGTATTCAGTTCCTAGTTtccataattttaaaaaataatgtcAAAATCGTACATGAGTTTAACGGTCGTCAAACCCACACTAAATTTTGTTTTCATTTTAACAGTTTCCGTCTGCGATGAACCTATCCAAGCATGTCTTGTATTGAGTTTCTGTTTGGGTGTCCAATCATGTCTTGTATTATATTAATAGTTTTCGCAATTTTTCAATTTCGTGCGACAGTCGTGGAATAATTTTTGACATTCGAAAGCCTTACCCGCCTCTAATTTTTTGAATGTAGTAATTTGAGGTTATTATTGAGGTGTCCAAGTTTGTCTTGAATTTAGTTGCCAACTTTCGTAATTTTTCAACTACTTGTCAAAGTCCTGGAATAATTTTAAAGCTTACTTTGGAATAATTTTAAAGCTTACTTTGCTTGAATTTTGTGCGACTTTGTTGCGTTTGAAGTGTCAAATCATGTCATAACTTGAGTTTCTAATGTgcgtaatttttattttttttgtcgAATAATGTCATAACTTAAGTTTCTAGTGtgcataatttttaatttttttgttaaaactCGGGACATAATGGTTTGTATATATAGTTGCAATCTGGTACTCGGGATTTCAAAATAACAACTTGCTCTGGttgaattttaattaaatttagttGCATTTGACGTGTCAAATCATGTCATGATTTGAGTTTCTAGTGTGCATCATTTTAACTTTTCTTGTCAAAATGCAGTTGTATTTTTAGGCTTTCTAAAAAAACACCTTGCTCAGCTTGATTTCAGCTGAATTTATTTACATTTGACATGTCAAATCTTGTCAGGACTTGAGTTGCTAATGTGcctaatattatattattttttgtCAGAGCCATGTGTACTTTTAGGAAGGCTTTCTAAAACAACAATACTATACttgatttaataaaattataGTTGCATTTGAAGTGTCGAGTCATGTCATCACTTAAGTTTCTAGTGTAGTTTCGCAATATTTTTTTGTAACACTCATGGATTAGTTTTGTACATAATCAGGACAAAAAAAATCCTCATATTCAGGAGAATCTTTATCAGAAAATTGTCTCGGTtatgggagagagagagagagaggagttAGTGGAGAAGAAGGTGGTGAAGGTGGAAGAGCTGCAGATAATGTCGTACTTAAAAGCAACCGTGTTGGAAGGTTTGAGGCACCATCCACCTGGTCACTTTTTGTTGGCATATTCGGTGATTGAGGAGGTGGAGTTTGATGGTTATTTGATTCCTAAGAATACTGTGGTAAATTTTTATGTTGGTGGAGATGGTAAGGGATGGTGAGGTGTGGAAAGATCCGATAGAGATTCGGCCAGAGAGATTCTTGACTAGGAATGGAGGAGAAGAGGGGCTTGATATAACATGTAGTAGGGAGATAAAGATGATGTCTTTTGGTACAGGAAGGAGGATATGTCTTCGTTACACATTTGCATTACAAGTTTTGAATATATCGTTATTGTAAAACCTTATATAACCATTTATGCAACATTAATAAAAAATGTAAACCCTTATGCAACCTCATAAGCAAGTTGATGACCTAGTTACAAGAAAAGTAGAAAAACTTTTAAAAAATATATGAATTTAACCCTATATGCAACCATTTATGCAACATAACCAAACAAATATGCAACCCTTTATGCAACACTATTTAAAATATAACCCCATATGAAACCTAATATGAAAATTAATTAACTAGGTTTAACAACCCAAACAACCCTAAATGCAACATAACTACACACCCAAAGAAAAGTAGAAAAAAACTAAATAATATATTACATGTAAACCTATATGCAAACCTTTATGCAACATAAACCTGTATGCAAACCCTAATTTGTCCCCTAATCCCGGGGGAACGGGTTTATTCTAAAAACCCTGGAACGGTGAACCCCAAAGGTTAACCGGATTAACCTAAAGAAGGGAAACCGGCTTCAAATTAGAGGTTTAGGCTCCAGGGTTTAGGGCCAGACCCTAAACCCTAATTTGTCACTTAATCCCGGGGGAACGAGTTAACCCGGAGGAACGGATTTTTCTAAAAACTTTGGAACGGTGAACCCCAAAGGTTAACCGGATCGACCCAATGGGGGAAACCGGCTTCAAATTAGAGGTTTAGGCTCTATGATTTAGGGTATTTCCTGAACCCTAAACCTTAATTTGTCACTTAATCTCGGGGGAACGGGTTTACCTGGGGGGACGAGTTTATTCTAAATTTTTTGGAATGGTGAACCCAAAATTTTTGGAATGGTGAACCCCAAAGGTTAACCGGATAGACCCAAAGGGGGGAAACCAGCTCCAAATTAAAGGTTTAGGCTCTTGGGTTAATCCTGGGAGAACGGGTTTATTCTAAAAACCCTGTAACGGTGAACCTTAAAGGTTAACCGGATCAACCCAAAGGGGGGAAACCAGATTGAAATTAGAGGTTTAGGCTCCAGGGTTTAGGGGCTGAAGGCCCTGAATTCTAAACCCTAATTTGTCACTTAATCTCGGGGGAACGAGTTTATTCTAAAAACTCTAGAATGTTGAACCCCAAAGGTTAACCAGATCGATCTAAAGGTGGGAAACCGACTTTAAATTAAAGGTTTGAACTCCAAGATTTAGAGCCTGAAGGCCTTAAACCTTTAACCCTAAAACCTAATTTGTCCCTTAATCCTAGGGGAACGAGTTTATTCTAAAAACCCTGGAATGGTGAATCCCAAAAGTTTACTAGATCACCCCAAGGGGGGGGGAATCAACTTCAAATTAGAGGTTTAGGCTCCAGTGTTTAGGGCCTAAAGGCCCTAAGCTTTAAACCCTAATTTGTCCCTTAATCCCGGGGAAACGAGTTTATTCTAAAAACCCTGGAACGATTAACCCCAAAGGATAATCGGATCGACCCAAGGGGGGAAACAGGTTTCAAACTAGTTGCAACTAATGAAGAAGGCCTAACGTTGCAAACTACTATGCAAACTAGTATGCAACTAATGTTGCAACTTACAACTAGTTGCAACCCTTTATGCAACTTATCCAAACTAGTTTCTAAATCTACTATGAAACCCTTAGTACTATGCAAACTAGTATGCAACTAAAGTTGCAATTTACAACTAGTTGCAACCTACTATGCAACCCTTTATTCATTTACAACTAGTTGCAACTCTTTattaagttgtttgataatcaattttgtatcctttattgtatttcttgagtctgtaaaaatgttagaagattagactggaggatttttctataaacagattcaagctaaataataaactctggaagaagatcaaaccatgatcatgcctcagagaaaagtgtaaaagcttggaattgaataaatCTGTTCTATAAAAAATgctctaagtcaagatatcgacaagtcacagatcaagttatatcgagaagttgttcgagaagtccagaatgagttgttgagaagtccaaaatggcttgtagagaagtctcagagatatcgacaagtcaaatgaagatgcagagaactggagatattgGAAAGTCATATCTGCATGTAgggaactcagagatatcgataaatcaaatgaagatatgaagaattggagatatcgacaagtcaatctctcatatagagatctcagagataccgaaaagtcaaaatgtgtatatagagatatcagagatatcaataagtcatttctcatgtagagatctcagacatatcgaaaagtcatttcacatgcaagaATCTAGAGTCCTggacaagtcaagtatacctatagagaacttaaagagctcgataagtcattatacttatcgagatgtcacttctctatagaataaactggagatctcgacatgcctCTCAAATACAGTATACAGACAAggtaaagattcaagattattaaTCAAAAAATGATCTATCAActggattgaaaagtctacaaagtagctaagagaatacaagatcaagggccaagattaaccggacaaaggatggtcatagacctgcaagattctgcacagatttgctaagctagaaatggaaatataaattttttgcttttgaaagcagtttagtatattttagtgcaagtcttgtaaacccgtgctgctagtctATAAAACATGCACTGGTCATTAGTTCACAAGTAAaaaacagatctagattttcttgtattctctcaagatagaaaccgagttcttattttcttaagtacataaaatttgtagcaagaaaaacttaattaatacaaattaagtgagttttgaaaatataGTGCTTGTTGATTATTTCTGTAAACACAATATCTTTGCAAAATCTAAATTGCTTTGTTCGTCTaaaaaccaaataaatttaaaaatgctaaaatatccaagaaacacattcacccccttcCTCTGTGTtacattcaatatctaacaagtggtatcagagaaaaatatgaaagtaaacagataaagatcttcaaagaatgagtgcacaaaagataaaCAATATCATGATACCAGCCTATGATAAAATCAAATATATActttggaagaaaaagatgatgttgttcataaggatggccaatcccatatatatccagattctcaagaatggcccctTTATCCCCATgaaaagggttgatgaatctactgatggagacatggtcattccagctcattttACTCCTAAAGGCCCTTCAAAATACACAGAGCCCGAAATGGGAAAGATCTCCCTGAACAGTGGCCTGCAACtattctgatagagtcacttgaaaATGTTATGcacaacaatattgtcaactgtgacacagccaaatagatttgggagaagattgaaattctgtgtgaaggtacagaggaagtaagatcaaatcaaaggagaatactggtgtctcaatatgagggttttatggccaggcctaaagaaggaattactgaagttttaGAAAGATTCAACAGATTGATAAATGACTCATAatttattgataaatattgtGAATCTAAGGAGGTTAACCTGATGTTTTTTCTTGCCCTTCCTGACCACATTGAACAAAAAATATCTgttattagagaaggaagagacttgagcagctggaagttttatatgggatcttgaaaacatatgagcttgaaatgttACAAAGAAAACCATTGAAGGCAAACCAAGGACATGTAGTTGATGGATCCAGTGCCTTGGTGGTCAATGACAGTGAAacaagtgaagatgaacaagatgctcaaATTCCAGCCATTTATGCtgttgagcaaaagaacaagggaCTTCAAAAATAAGTTTTTTGCACgaggaagatgaatactacacccttgatgagctagatgagatggatTAATCAATGGCTtatctggctagaaaattctctaacatcaGGGTTaaaaaggcaagatttttcaagagcaaggGATAGTCCTCAAATAGCAACAActggaaaccaaaaactcagtttaactcggctagcaaaggtggctacaaaacaggatctattgacagatcaaaaataaggtgctttaactgtgattAGTTGGGCCACTTTGCAACTGAGTGCAGGAAgtcaaagaaagtgaagaaggataaagcatATCTTGAATTAAAAGCAAAGTATGAaactctcttgaagaaacaacatGGAAAGGTTTACATAGCTGAAGGCAAGAGTTGCGAtgaagatgatgagaatgaaaaaTTTAGCAATTAAGCACTTATGGCTCTTGAGCAAGGAGAACCATCCTCATCAAAATTAGAGGTACCAatctaactaccattgatttaatTACAAGctaatataaagaaactgttaaaaagatgggtttagagatgtttcatatccacacaagcatggtggcagctactgaggaggttagtagactgtcaaagacaaatcagaagcttgagattgaaaagCAGGAATTAGAGCTGCatcttgttgagcttgaaacattcaagcaagaaaatgaatatctgaaaaacaagctcaagtgtgcaggtgaaattgaagtctttcagaaatgcatctcagttggttggacaatgccatgagaagaacaaaccatgtgctaatatagttataggtttggactatgatgccttgaacaataacaagaaaaatgaaggtgacaaaggaaaggcaattgcagatcaagatgtcccagttatgctgagaaaagttgatgcacctttgttcaaggcatgtgaagtcaatttcagtgagTTTGAGTTGGTCATCAAACAAGAATTTGcagatgaagacaatgagaagaaaaatgaagaaaccactACTACTgctgaaattaaaaaaaaatcccATGGTCAATCAAGTTTCTAAGACAccaatcaaggaaatcaagacTGAGAATATAGGAAAGAAGAATAAGGACACAAATGGGAAAATTAGAGTGAAGAAGAGtaataactttgcatttgttgcagatgctcccaggaaaTAATGTCAAAAGTGTGGCTCAACTAATCctctaactcacctttgtaaaaaggctgttagtgagc
This sequence is a window from Apium graveolens cultivar Ventura chromosome 9, ASM990537v1, whole genome shotgun sequence. Protein-coding genes within it:
- the LOC141683396 gene encoding pentatricopeptide repeat-containing protein At5g56310-like, translated to MFPLKTHLFKKLSQSTPSTSTSHSPSLSLLADQCTSFNQILQIHAQMIVSARIFDNFAASRLLSFCALSGNLNYAIKIFNNTHQPNSYMWNTLIRAHANSTSPIDALNRYKKMQRMGVLPGKHTFPFVLKACSKLRRAECCVQVHTHVLKHGFDFDLHVLNGLIRGYTVLGDLAGARKLFDEVSVRSLSIWTTMVCGYAQNRCANEALALFDQMVEDKVEPNGATLASVLSACAQSGCLDFGEKVHVYMEERGVEVGVILGTALVNMYAKNGAILLAWKCFDGMLEKNIATWNAMICGLAAHGYAKEAISLFGELEEKGVVPNDITFVGVLSACCHAGLLDFGREMFESMSIVYAIEPRIEHYGCLVNLLGRAGKLMEAEEVIRRMRWNADVMIWGALLSACKNHGNIEIAERVVKEILALDPHNHGVYVVLSNMYAEVGQWTDVSRLRKVMKKESSMKTPGLSLISGDD